The Aedes albopictus strain Foshan chromosome 1, AalbF5, whole genome shotgun sequence genomic interval GGACAAGGTGAGTACCTTTCCAAGTGCTTTATCGTACCTTCTGTGGGTCTACTTGTGGTCTTCTGGTTGGCAGGTCTCTCCCTGGACTGATTTTGCGCGCCTTCGGATCCCTCCTACCGCTGCCGAGGACAATGGACGATCAGCAGCAGATCCAACAGCCGCTATTGCAGTCAACGAGCCAACTCACAGCACGCCGAGCGACACTTTTGGCTGCATTGGGCCGGGCAGAGGCATTTGCGACGGGATACGATGTTCAACGTGATCAAGCGCAGCTACCCCTGAGGTTGGAGTACCTTAACGGCGTCTGGAACAACCTGGAATCAGTGCAGTCGCAGCTAGAGGACAGTGAAACAACCGAAGAAGGTAGGGCATATCATGCAAATGTTCGGGCTGAGTTCGAGCCTCGACTTTTCGAAATTAAAGCCAGTCTGATTTCCAAATTACCTCCGCCTTCTGCTTTTGGCGCTCAAGTCCCTCAACCCCCTCAAGTTTCCTCCACTCTCTCTGGGATCAAATTGCCAACGATTTCTCTGCCGGAGTTCGATGGCGATTATATGCAATGGCTTGCATTCCACGATACATTTCTCGCACTCATCCACTCCAATCCGGACGTGCCGGATATACAAAAGTTCCACTATTTGCGAGCAGCTGTCAAAGGGGAAGCTGCCCAGTTGATCGAATCTATTGGGATTAGCTCCGCTAACTATGTTCTGGCTTGGGATACGTTGAAAAATCGGTATTCGAACGACTATCTTCTTAAGAAGCGGCACCTGCAGGCACTCTTCGACGTCCCCTGTATGAAGGAGTCTGCTGCATCACTGCACGGGTTGGTGGacgaatttgaatatatttgaaTACGAAGATCCTGAACCAGCTTGGGGAGCCGACCGATTCGTGGAGCACCATCCTGGAGCATCTGCTGTGCACACGTCTACACAACGACACGGTGAAAGCTTGGGAGGACCATGCGTCTACGGTGGCGAACCCAGACTACGCCTGCCTCATCGATTTTCTTCAGCGACGAACCCGAGTTTTGGAATCAATCTCCGTGAACCACCACGCACCGAATTCAGCACCTTCTGCTAGTCATTCCACTCAGCCGCCGAGGAAGAATCATCACAATTCCCAGTTTCGAGTCTCTTCCTGTGCAACTACTACTAATTCAGGGGAGAAATGCATCGCCTGTGGTCAATCGCATGCGGTGATTAGGTGCCAGAAGTTCCTCAACCTTTCGCCGAACGAGCGCCAGCAACTCGTTAAAGCAAAGCGTTTGTGCCACAACTGCATCAGAGGAAACCACTTCGCTCAAAATTGCCCATCCAGTTTTACTTGTCGGAGGTGTAACCGACGCCATCACACGCTTCTCCACCCTGAACAGTCCGAGGTTCCACGCAGGTCCGGCAGCCAAGCCACAACGCCTTGTTCAACATCAGCAGCTCCACCCTCTTTGAATGCTTCGTCTGTAGTCGAGTCGCCTACTCAATCCATGGTTGCAGCATCTGAAACTACACAAAGTGTTGAAGTCAGCACGCCTCTGCAAAATCATCGTGAAAACGTTTTCCTACTTACCGTGATTGTGAAAGTCATCGACGACTACGGTGCAGAACATCTGGCTCGCGCGCTTCTGGACAGCGCGTCCCAACCAAACCTCATCACAGATCGTATGGCGAAGATTCTGAGGCTGCGACGACAGAAGGTGGATGTGACCGTCCAAGGGGCCGGCAAACTCTCAAATTCGGTACGAGACTCCGTCTTTGCCCAGATTCAGTCGAGGAAGGGGGACTTCTCGTGCGGCGTCAGCTTCCTGGTGATGGACAAATTGACGGCCAACCTCCCTTCGCAAAATGTTTCAACTGTAGGTTGGAAGATCCCGACAGACCTGTTTCTCGCCGATCCAACCTTTAATGAAAGTCAACCCATCGACATGCTACTTGGAGCAAAACATTTCTACGCGTTCTTCCCCAGCGCTGCACGTATTCAGCTAGACCAAAACCTCCTCCTCCTGGTCGACAGCGTCTTCGGCTGGATCGTCGTTGGATCTTCAAGCACGGCTTCCCCCGCTTTTTGTGCGCCTACGACTTGTGAAGCCGTCACCGTTTCGATGATTTCCCTGGAGGAGAGCATGGAGCGATTTTGGCAGACAGAAGAACTGACATCTTCGGACAACTACTCAGTAGAAGAACGACAATGTGAAGCCCTGTACCAGTCTACAGTTTCCCGGAACTCTGAAGGCCGCTACGTTGTCCGATACCCCCGGAAACCCGAATTCAACCAGCTGCTAGGCAAGTCCAAGGAAAACGCTCGACGACGATTCGAATGCTTGGAGAGGAAACTGGAACGAAACCCGCAATTGAAGGAAGATTATCACCATTTCATGAGAGAGTATCTCTCCCTCGGCCACATGCGCCTGGTCGAAGCGGACGACGAAGAAAACTCTCCGACCTATTACCTGCCCCACCACCCCGTAATTAAGGAGGCAAGCACGACGACGAAGGTCCGTGTCGTGTTTGATGGCTCGGCAAAGACCTCCACCGGCTTCTCCCTCAACGAAGCTCTTTGCGTTGGTCCCGTGGTGCAGGACGATCTTCTCAACATTATTCTGCGTTTTCGAACCTTTCCTATCGCTCTGGTGGGCGATATTGCCAAGATGTACCGGCAGGTACTCATTCATCCCGATGATACACCACTCCAACGTATTCTGTGGCGTTTTTCCAAAGAATCCCCGGTGCAATCGTACGAACTCCTCACCGTTACGTACGGTCTGGCGCCATCGTCATTCCTAGCGACTCGGACTCTCCAGCAACTGGCGGATGATGAAGGTCAAGCATTCCCCGAGGCAGCCCCGGCATTGAAAAAAAGCTTCTACGTCGATGACTTTATTGGCGGAGCTCAAACTGTTGAAGAAGCGGTCCAGCTACGAAACGAACTCAGCGAACTACTGGAGAAGGGTGGACTCGAGCTTCGGAAGTGGACGTCCAATCGGCTTGAAGTCCTGCAAGGCCTCAGCGATGAGCAAGTCGGTACGCAATCTTCTCTTCAGTTTGCTCCACACGAAACTATAAAAGCGCTTGGAATTAGCTGGGAACCAGGAACCGACTGTCTGCGATTCGATTCCCAAGTTCGAAATACCGATGAGTCTCCAACTAAGCGGTCGATCCTCTCCGATATTGCCAAGCTTTTCGACCCTCTCGGGCTCATTGCACCTGTCGTGGTTCGCGCTAAGATCCTGATGCAAGAACTATGGCTATTATCCTGCGACTGGGACGAACCCGTGCCAGATCCTGTGAAGTCCAAATGGGAATCATACTACCAAGACCTGTCGAAGATCTCCGAGCATCGAGTAGACCGCTACGCATTCCTTCCCAATTCGACCGTTCAACTTCATACCTTTGCAGATGCCTCCCAAGCTGCATACGGAGCCTGCACATACGCGCGATGTGAAGACGACCAAGGACGAGTGCGTATACATCTCCTAGCATCAAAATCCCGAGTAGCTCCCCTCAAGCGGCTAACAATTGCGCGATTAGAACTGTGTGCAGCCGTTGTAGCAGCTCATTTACACGACCGCATCAAAAAGGCCATCGGTATAAACGTGTCGTCATCATATTTCTGGTCGGATTCAGCGGTTACACTACAGTGGCTTCGAGCACCCCCAAACACCTGGCCAACCTTCGTGGCCAATCGTGTTTCAGAAGTTCAGCAATATACCCACGGCTGTCAATGGAAACACGTTCGCGGAGTCGAGAACCCAGCCGATTTGGTCTCGCGCGGCATGTCTGTCGACGAATTCCTTCGGAGCGA includes:
- the LOC134291592 gene encoding uncharacterized protein LOC134291592 — protein: MVAASETTQSVEVSTPLQNHRENVFLLTVIVKVIDDYGAEHLARALLDSASQPNLITDRMAKILRLRRQKVDVTVQGAGKLSNSVRDSVFAQIQSRKGDFSCGVSFLVMDKLTANLPSQNVSTVGWKIPTDLFLADPTFNESQPIDMLLGAKHFYAFFPSAARIQLDQNLLLLVDSVFGWIVVGSSSTASPAFCAPTTCEAVTVSMISLEESMERFWQTEELTSSDNYSVEERQCEALYQSTVSRNSEGRYVVRYPRKPEFNQLLGKSKENARRRFECLERKLERNPQLKEDYHHFMREYLSLGHMRLVEADDEENSPTYYLPHHPVIKEASTTTKVRVVFDGSAKTSTGFSLNEALCVGPVVQDDLLNIILRFRTFPIALVGDIAKMYRQVLIHPDDTPLQRILWRFSKESPVQSYELLTVTYGLAPSSFLATRTLQQLADDEGQAFPEAAPALKKSFYVDDFIGGAQTVEEAVQLRNELSELLEKGGLELRKWTSNRLEVLQGLSDEQVGTQSSLQFAPHETIKALGISWEPGTDCLRFDSQVRNTDESPTKRSILSDIAKLFDPLGLIAPVVVRAKILMQELWLLSCDWDEPVPDPVKSKWESYYQDLSKISEHRVDRYAFLPNSTVQLHTFADASQAAYGACTYARCEDDQGRVRIHLLASKSRVAPLKRLTIARLELCAAVVAAHLHDRIKKAIGINVSSSYFWSDSAVTLQWLRAPPNTWPTFVANRVSEVQQYTHGCQWKHVRGVENPADLVSRGMSVDEFLRSELWSQGPGWLANLPQDWPVLIPPGVSGEELEIKTTVAVIQTTTSVHPLFLRWSSYNRLLHVVGYMLRFVTNIRTKVRTMPSSPSSPIGAALTVAEIAKAKTLLVRLAQQDGFAEEIKQLNKEKTVGKQSHIRRMSPFFDPEGVLRVGGRLNFALLLYQAKHPALLPTKHPFTRLVFEHFHRKLLHGGGRQLLTAIREEFWPPRGRRLAQTVVRNCFHCTRLNPTPTVQQIGQLPSQRVIPSRPFSVTGVDYAGPLYLRPIHKRASPAKAYLCLFVCFSTKAVHLELVSDLSTQGFLNVLRRFISRRGRPNHIHSDNGKNFEGAKNELTELFYRFSDQTQQDSITSACADEGILWHLTPPKAPHFGGLWEAAVKVAKRHLYRQLGSTRLSFEDMCTILTQIEAVMNSRPLLPMTEDPNDLAALTPAHFLIGSSLQALPGPDLHTVPPTRLEHYQQLQQHVQRFWVHWRKDYLQEL